In one window of Nerophis ophidion isolate RoL-2023_Sa linkage group LG05, RoL_Noph_v1.0, whole genome shotgun sequence DNA:
- the ccn2a gene encoding CCN family member 2a encodes MSAEMKKVILLPFVCIVFACMAAGQECSGRCSCPAAPPQCAPGVSLVPDGCGCCRVCAKQMGELCTERDACDPHKGLYCDFGSPINRRIGVCTAREGATCVFGGMVYKSGESFQSSCKYQCTCLDGAVGCVPLCSMDVRLPSPDCPMPRRVKVPGKCCEEWVCDAPQHTNSFMGSLLPAYRQEETYGPDPSMMRENCLVQTTEWSACSKTCGLGVSTRVTNDNRECRLEKQTRLCMVRPCESQLEQSIRKGKKCIRTPRLSKPMKFEISGCTTTKSYRPKFCGVCLDGRCCTPHRTTTLPMEFKCPDGQVMKKHMMFIKSCACHYNCPGENDIFESMYYKKMMGDMA; translated from the exons atGTCTGCCGAAATGAAGAAAGTGATTTTGCTGCCTTTTGTGTGCATTGTCTTCGCCTGTATG GCTGCAGGTCAGGAGTGCAGCGGTCGGTGCTCGTGCCCCGCCGCCCCCCCTCAATGCGCCCCCGGCGTGAGCCTGGTGCCGGACGGCTGCGGCTGCTGCAGAGTGTGCGCCAAGCAGATGGGGGAGCTGTGTACGGAGAGGGACGCCTGTGACCCCCACAAGGGTCTCTACTGCGACTTTGGCTCTCCCATCAACAGACGCATCGGAGTCTGCACAG CGAGGGAGGGCGCCACCTGTGTTTTTGGAGGAATGGTGTACAAAAGCGGCGAGAGCTTCCAGAGCAGCTGCAAGTATCAGTGCACTTGCCTGGATGGAGCTGTGGGCTGCGTGCCCCTCTGCTCCATGGACGTGCGCCTGCCCAGTCCTGACTGCCCCATGCCCAGACGGGTCAAGGTGCCCGGGAAGTGCTGCGAGGAGTGGGTGTGCGACGCCCCGCAGCACACAAACAGCTTCATGGGCTCCCTTTTGCCTG CTTACCGCCAAGAAGAGACCTATGGCCCAGATCCCTCCATGATGAGGGAGAACTGCCTGGTTCAGACCACCGAATGGAGCGCCTGCTCCAAGACCTGCGGCCTGGGGGTCTCCACCCGAGTCACAAACGATAACCGCGAATGTCGCCTGGAGAAGCAGACCCGCCTGTGCATGGTGCGGCCCTGCGAGTCCCAGCTGGAGCAGAGCATCAGG AAAGGGAAAAAGTGTATTCGCACTCCAAGGCTCTCCAAGCCCATGAAGTTCGAGATCTCCGGCTGCACCACCACCAAGTCCTACCGCCCCAAGTTCTGCGGGGTGTGCCTGGACGGCCGCTGCTGCACCCCCCACCGAACCACCACCCTGCCCATGGAGTTCAAGTGCCCCGACGGGCAGGTGATGAAGAAGCACATGATGTTCATCAAGTCCTGCGCCTGCCACTACAACTGCCCTGGCGAGAACGACATCTTCGAGTCTATGTACTACAAGAAGATGATGGGAGACATGGCGTGA